One Campylobacter sp. RM16192 genomic region harbors:
- the ligA gene encoding NAD-dependent DNA ligase LigA gives MDKKEYLKSVDLLNLWAKAYYKDDAPIATDEEYDELYHRVLEFERANPSEISMFSPTKRVGGEVSEGFIKADHIERMWSMEDIFDEAELVAWLNRGDKLGQKFAIQPKFDGASLNLLYENGELKRAITRGNGITGEDVTTNARVIQNIPMKITYGGKIEIRGEVVISKSDFDDINLARMQRGETQLANPRNAASGSLRQLDSKITASRRLQFRPWGYGAQNLGLKNYSEIMEFIYSLGFEREEFFKICLNLEEIKTAYSELLNLRENKPFMMDGMVVRVDNVAFSNELGYTEKFPKFMVAYKFPAIEKTTRLVDVALQVGRSGVVTPVGVLDEVNIDGVKVKSATLHNFDEIKRLGVMKGDFISIIRSGDVIPKITGVFKERRSGSETPIERPHNCPVCGTMLLDEGVFIKCQNLECKARVINSLIHYASKRCLNIDGLGEAIVNQLFEAGFINKIADIYRLGANELSSLEGFKDKKISNLLNAINIARTPNLHSFITGLGIEHIGEVAAKKIARQFGDKWLELSYEELMSIDGFGDAMAESYVEFMQVNRENLAELLYFVTPKFEKFEVKQSDISGKTFVITGTLSKGRDEFKAILEAHGAKVSGSVSKKTDFVLAGSEAGSKLDKARELGVRVISEEELMEML, from the coding sequence ATGGATAAAAAAGAGTATCTAAAAAGCGTTGATCTGCTAAATTTGTGGGCGAAGGCGTATTACAAAGATGACGCTCCGATCGCGACTGATGAGGAGTATGACGAGCTTTATCACAGAGTGCTTGAGTTTGAGCGTGCAAATCCTAGTGAAATTTCGATGTTTTCACCGACCAAGCGAGTCGGCGGCGAGGTAAGCGAGGGCTTTATAAAGGCTGATCACATCGAGCGCATGTGGAGCATGGAGGATATATTTGACGAGGCTGAGCTGGTAGCTTGGCTAAATCGTGGCGATAAGCTCGGGCAAAAATTTGCCATACAGCCTAAATTTGACGGAGCCAGCCTTAATCTTCTTTACGAAAATGGCGAGCTAAAACGCGCCATAACTCGCGGTAACGGAATAACTGGCGAAGATGTAACGACAAATGCCAGAGTGATTCAAAATATCCCTATGAAGATAACCTATGGTGGCAAGATCGAAATTCGCGGTGAGGTTGTCATATCAAAGAGTGATTTTGACGATATAAATTTAGCACGCATGCAAAGAGGCGAAACCCAGCTTGCAAACCCTAGAAACGCAGCCTCAGGTAGTCTAAGGCAGCTTGATAGCAAGATAACTGCAAGCAGACGGCTTCAGTTTCGTCCGTGGGGGTATGGGGCTCAAAATTTAGGGCTTAAAAACTACTCTGAGATCATGGAGTTTATCTATTCGCTTGGCTTTGAGCGCGAGGAGTTTTTTAAAATTTGCCTTAATCTTGAAGAGATAAAAACCGCTTACAGTGAGCTTCTAAATTTGCGTGAAAATAAGCCATTTATGATGGATGGAATGGTCGTAAGAGTTGATAATGTAGCGTTTTCAAACGAGCTTGGATACACAGAAAAATTCCCGAAATTTATGGTTGCTTATAAATTTCCTGCGATTGAAAAGACGACAAGGCTTGTTGATGTGGCGCTTCAGGTTGGAAGAAGCGGTGTCGTAACTCCCGTAGGCGTGCTTGATGAGGTAAATATCGACGGCGTTAAAGTTAAATCAGCCACTCTTCATAACTTCGATGAGATTAAGCGCCTTGGCGTTATGAAGGGCGATTTTATAAGCATAATCCGCTCAGGTGACGTGATACCAAAGATAACGGGAGTCTTTAAAGAGCGCAGAAGCGGCTCTGAAACGCCGATAGAGCGTCCGCATAACTGTCCGGTTTGCGGTACTATGCTGCTTGATGAAGGTGTTTTTATAAAGTGTCAAAACTTAGAGTGCAAAGCACGCGTCATAAACTCACTCATTCACTACGCTTCAAAGCGCTGTCTAAATATCGACGGGCTTGGCGAAGCTATCGTAAATCAGCTTTTTGAGGCGGGATTCATAAATAAAATAGCCGATATATACAGGCTTGGTGCAAATGAACTATCAAGTCTTGAGGGCTTTAAGGATAAGAAAATTTCAAATTTGCTAAATGCTATTAATATCGCGCGCACTCCAAATCTGCATAGCTTCATAACCGGGCTTGGTATCGAGCATATCGGAGAGGTCGCGGCTAAGAAGATAGCAAGGCAGTTTGGCGACAAGTGGCTAGAGCTTAGCTATGAGGAGCTTATGAGCATTGACGGCTTTGGTGACGCGATGGCTGAGAGCTATGTGGAGTTTATGCAGGTAAATAGGGAAAATTTAGCCGAGCTTTTATACTTTGTAACTCCGAAATTTGAGAAATTTGAAGTTAAGCAAAGCGATATAAGCGGTAAAACATTTGTGATAACAGGCACGCTTAGTAAGGGCAGAGATGAATTTAAGGCTATTTTGGAAGCTCACGGTGCTAAGGTTTCAGGCTCGGTTTCCAAAAAGACAGATTTTGTTTTAGCAGGAAGCGAGGCAGGAAGTAAGCTTGATAAGGCGCGCGAACTTGGCGTTAGAGTGATAAGCGAAGAAGAGCTTATGGAGATGCTTTGA
- the folP gene encoding dihydropteroate synthase yields the protein MKIFKINQETNFDEICKFISPSKEGQAIMKKKANLNFFLLKDIRSPAANILKQDALSIGAELVTHKNTILNGENSTALLIATDAQIKELAKKEAVQDFGLKNLAKFLKSNFKKPVRAQIMGVVNINEDSFNAQSRVDTKSGIKKIEEMIEDGAEYIDVGAVSSRPGSKYVGAKVEFERLKDIVAEIYRLNLHEKAKFSLDSFDEYCLEYALNHGFKMINDITADTNLARLAAKYGVQYCLMHMQNSPENMQDSPHYDDLLGEIDSFFADKIAKVRELGCEDIVLDVGVGFGKTPQDNLLLIKHLEHFLHFGLPLLVGASRKSVINFYSPSDVSKRLPGSLYLHQKAFENGASIIRTHDVSEHVQMFKIDEAMRNLSLWSQNG from the coding sequence GTGAAAATTTTTAAGATAAATCAAGAGACAAATTTTGATGAAATTTGCAAATTTATAAGCCCAAGCAAAGAAGGTCAGGCGATAATGAAAAAAAAGGCGAATCTAAATTTTTTCCTTTTAAAAGATATCCGATCGCCTGCTGCAAACATACTAAAACAAGACGCGCTTAGCATAGGAGCCGAGCTTGTAACGCATAAAAATACGATTTTAAACGGCGAGAACTCAACTGCGCTTTTAATCGCAACAGATGCGCAGATAAAAGAGCTTGCAAAAAAAGAGGCTGTGCAGGATTTTGGACTTAAAAATTTGGCTAAATTTTTAAAATCAAACTTTAAAAAGCCAGTTAGAGCCCAAATAATGGGAGTTGTAAATATAAATGAAGATAGCTTTAACGCCCAAAGCAGAGTAGATACAAAAAGCGGCATAAAAAAGATAGAAGAGATGATAGAAGATGGTGCTGAGTATATCGATGTAGGCGCGGTTAGCTCGCGTCCGGGCAGTAAATACGTAGGCGCTAAAGTCGAGTTTGAGCGACTTAAAGATATCGTAGCTGAAATTTACCGCCTAAATTTGCACGAAAAAGCGAAATTTAGCCTTGATAGCTTTGATGAATACTGCCTTGAATACGCGCTAAATCATGGCTTTAAGATGATAAATGATATCACGGCAGATACAAATTTAGCTAGGCTTGCCGCTAAGTACGGCGTGCAGTACTGCCTCATGCATATGCAAAACAGTCCTGAAAATATGCAAGACAGTCCGCATTATGATGATCTGCTCGGCGAGATAGATAGCTTTTTTGCGGATAAAATCGCTAAAGTGCGCGAGCTGGGATGCGAAGATATCGTGCTTGATGTTGGTGTCGGCTTTGGAAAAACGCCGCAAGATAATTTACTTTTGATAAAGCATTTGGAGCATTTTTTGCACTTTGGCTTGCCTCTTTTGGTAGGTGCAAGCAGAAAGTCCGTCATAAATTTTTATAGTCCAAGCGATGTTAGCAAGCGACTTCCGGGAAGTTTGTATCTGCATCAAAAAGCCTTTGAAAACGGCGCAAGCATAATCAGAACACACGATGTGAGCGAACATGTGCAGATGTTTAAGATAGATGAAGCAATGAGAAATTTAAGCCTTTGGAGCCAAAATGGATAA
- a CDS encoding DNA polymerase III subunit delta' encodes MHSKIVITSDFEALKDKLLMLHDPNFLRFFITEDFLLENAKEVVAEAYIAENSEKILVVMAKNFRIEAQNSLLKIIEEPPRNIKFIIACESKNMLLQTIRSRLITENRLIKKKRIRSGLNFTRLELKEIYRFIDEQIELERADKLGKNELKELISSIALEASEAGVKFSQDELSYFYKAVKLAELNTKSHALLTPILLMIYEKGRK; translated from the coding sequence ATGCATAGCAAGATCGTTATCACAAGTGATTTTGAAGCTTTAAAGGATAAACTTCTAATGCTTCACGATCCAAATTTTTTAAGATTTTTTATAACTGAAGATTTCTTGCTTGAAAATGCAAAAGAGGTCGTAGCTGAAGCCTATATCGCTGAAAATAGCGAAAAAATACTTGTTGTTATGGCTAAAAATTTTCGCATAGAAGCGCAAAATTCACTCCTTAAGATCATAGAAGAGCCTCCTAGAAATATCAAATTTATAATCGCTTGCGAATCTAAAAACATGTTACTTCAAACGATTCGCTCGCGTCTAATCACCGAAAATAGGCTTATAAAAAAAAAGCGCATAAGAAGCGGGTTAAATTTCACTCGTCTTGAGTTAAAAGAAATTTATCGCTTCATAGATGAACAAATCGAGCTTGAAAGAGCCGACAAGCTCGGTAAAAACGAGCTAAAGGAGCTAATTTCCTCAATTGCCCTAGAGGCTAGCGAAGCGGGAGTTAAATTCAGCCAAGATGAGTTAAGCTATTTTTACAAAGCCGTTAAGCTTGCGGAGTTAAATACAAAATCACATGCGCTTTTAACGCCGATTTTGCTGATGATATATGAAAAGGGCCGAAAGTGA
- a CDS encoding HobA family DNA replication regulator, with protein MSDFIKWTLEAIRDEGSLMSWMEERRTEWTPLLASKLKFLLEGRAFILITDSERFWFEKYFLKNINKPTNSRPILPFFSLRALYPSFDSISSKEEISLLQDMLSLAFPNGYVFFYVGKSNDKSAQIAKGKDDSYMWLFDEQAQNSFYLSSSDELLDIKLLSLYKLFDKSVDAALFAKVML; from the coding sequence ATGAGCGATTTTATAAAGTGGACATTAGAGGCAATTAGAGATGAAGGCTCGCTAATGAGCTGGATGGAAGAAAGGCGCACAGAGTGGACGCCTTTGCTTGCATCAAAGCTAAAATTTTTACTCGAGGGGCGCGCTTTTATCCTGATAACCGATAGCGAAAGGTTTTGGTTTGAGAAATATTTTTTAAAAAATATAAATAAACCCACAAATTCGCGTCCTATCTTGCCATTTTTCTCGCTTAGAGCTCTCTATCCATCTTTTGATTCAATATCTTCAAAAGAAGAAATTTCTCTTCTGCAAGATATGCTAAGCCTTGCTTTTCCAAACGGCTATGTCTTCTTTTACGTCGGAAAAAGCAATGACAAAAGCGCACAGATAGCCAAAGGTAAGGACGATAGCTACATGTGGCTGTTTGACGAGCAGGCGCAAAACAGCTTTTACCTAAGCTCAAGCGACGAGCTTTTGGATATCAAGCTTTTATCACTCTATAAACTCTTTGATAAGAGCGTAGATGCGGCGCTCTTTGCTAAAGTGATGCTTTAA
- a CDS encoding aspartate kinase: MLIIQKYGGTSVGTLDRIENVAKRVIENKKAGNDLVVVVSAMSGVTNQLIEYADYFTKNADTIAMDMLLSSGERVTCALLTIALNNMGYKAVALTGRQAGIITDSVHTRARIEMIDTKRMRSELDDGKIVVVAGFQGIDQDGNVTTLGRGGSDLSAVAIAGALNADLCEIYTDVDGVYTTDPRIESRAKKLDKISYDEMLELASLGAKVLQNRSVELAKKLNVNLVTRSSFNHNEGTLITKEENMEAVLVSGIALDRNQARVTLRGVVDKPGIAAEIFSALAEKNINVDMIIQNVGQDGTTNLGFTVPQNELSVAKECMDKLAAAKHVEYSEDIVKVSVVGVGMKSHSGVASLAFKTLAKEGINIQMISTSEIKISVIVDQKYGELAVRALHQAYKLDQ; this comes from the coding sequence ATGCTAATCATTCAAAAATACGGCGGAACAAGCGTAGGAACGCTTGATAGAATAGAAAATGTTGCCAAAAGAGTGATTGAGAATAAAAAAGCGGGCAACGATTTAGTGGTAGTTGTTTCAGCTATGAGTGGAGTTACAAATCAGCTTATAGAGTATGCCGATTATTTTACTAAAAATGCCGATACTATAGCTATGGATATGCTTTTAAGCTCAGGCGAACGCGTTACCTGCGCACTTCTTACTATAGCTCTTAATAATATGGGTTATAAGGCTGTAGCACTGACCGGAAGGCAGGCTGGAATCATAACGGATAGTGTTCACACAAGAGCAAGAATAGAAATGATAGATACAAAGCGCATGAGAAGCGAGCTTGATGATGGCAAGATAGTAGTTGTAGCAGGCTTTCAAGGTATAGATCAGGATGGAAATGTCACTACTTTAGGACGCGGCGGAAGTGATCTAAGCGCTGTTGCTATTGCAGGAGCTTTGAATGCTGATTTGTGTGAAATTTATACAGATGTGGACGGAGTTTATACAACAGATCCTAGAATAGAAAGCAGAGCTAAAAAGCTTGATAAGATAAGCTATGATGAGATGCTTGAGCTTGCAAGTTTGGGGGCAAAAGTATTGCAAAATCGCTCTGTTGAGCTGGCTAAAAAATTAAATGTAAATTTAGTCACAAGAAGTAGTTTTAATCATAATGAAGGAACATTGATAACAAAGGAAGAGAATATGGAAGCAGTTTTAGTAAGCGGAATAGCACTTGATAGAAACCAAGCGAGAGTAACATTAAGAGGAGTAGTGGACAAGCCTGGAATCGCAGCTGAGATCTTTTCGGCCTTGGCAGAAAAAAACATAAATGTTGATATGATAATTCAAAACGTAGGGCAAGATGGCACTACAAATTTAGGATTTACCGTTCCTCAAAATGAACTTTCTGTAGCAAAAGAGTGTATGGATAAATTAGCCGCTGCAAAACATGTAGAATATAGCGAAGATATAGTAAAAGTATCAGTTGTAGGTGTTGGTATGAAGAGTCATAGCGGTGTAGCATCTTTGGCGTTTAAAACTCTTGCAAAAGAGGGCATAAATATACAGATGATATCTACGAGTGAGATTAAAATTTCAGTCATAGTTGATCAAAAATACGGAGAACTTGCGGTTCGAGCACTACACCAGGCATATAAGCTAGATCAATGA
- a CDS encoding RNA pyrophosphohydrolase: protein MQKSYRSNVAAVVLAATYPFDCRVFIAQRCDLQGVWQFPQGGIDEGEKPKEALLRELKEEIGTDEVEILCEYPDWLSYDFPPNVLKAKKYPYDGQTQKYFLVRLKAGARIDIKTKTPEFDEYKFVPTDEALNDINHFKKPIYTKVMGYFKEKGFI from the coding sequence ATGCAAAAAAGCTACAGATCAAACGTTGCCGCCGTTGTTTTGGCTGCCACATACCCTTTTGATTGTAGGGTTTTTATAGCTCAAAGATGTGATTTGCAAGGTGTTTGGCAGTTTCCGCAAGGTGGGATTGATGAAGGAGAAAAGCCAAAAGAGGCGCTTTTAAGAGAGCTTAAGGAAGAGATAGGCACCGATGAGGTTGAGATTTTATGCGAGTATCCTGACTGGCTTAGTTATGATTTTCCACCAAATGTCTTAAAAGCTAAAAAATATCCCTATGACGGTCAAACTCAAAAATATTTTCTAGTAAGATTAAAGGCCGGAGCTAGGATAGACATTAAGACTAAAACCCCTGAATTTGATGAGTATAAATTTGTCCCTACAGATGAGGCGTTAAATGACATTAATCATTTTAAAAAACCGATTTACACTAAAGTTATGGGATACTTTAAAGAGAAAGGATTTATCTAA
- the hemW gene encoding radical SAM family heme chaperone HemW: protein MLLYIHIPFCESKCPYCAFGSLVGKENLAKSYFEALIDDLKAQICKFDVKKNSITSVFVGGGTPSVIDANLYENLFFEIYPFFASDAEITSEANPNSANLVWLKKMMGFGVNRISFGAQSFFADKLKFLGRTHSSFDVYEAVKNAKKAGFKNINVDLIYGTKFDTKKRLEIEIENIKNLEISHLSAYSLTLEEKTPFQGKISYKKDSPILAKFLINQIEKIGLKQYEISNFGQICRHNLGYWQGQNYLAIGAYAVGFMNEFRFRNSDNLNAYIKNPHEKNIENLSLKERNLEHIFLGARSIVGIEASRLSKEQVARAEILHKNKKLNFKDGRYFVTNFLLADEISLFIVS, encoded by the coding sequence ATGCTCCTATATATACATATTCCTTTTTGCGAAAGTAAATGTCCATACTGCGCCTTTGGATCGCTTGTAGGCAAAGAAAATTTAGCCAAAAGCTATTTTGAAGCTTTGATAGATGACCTGAAAGCTCAAATTTGTAAATTTGATGTTAAGAAAAATAGTATAACAAGCGTTTTTGTAGGAGGTGGTACTCCAAGCGTGATTGATGCAAATTTATATGAGAATTTATTTTTTGAAATTTATCCATTTTTTGCTTCGGATGCCGAAATAACGTCCGAAGCAAATCCAAATTCGGCAAATTTAGTTTGGCTAAAAAAGATGATGGGCTTTGGGGTAAACCGCATTAGTTTCGGAGCCCAAAGCTTTTTTGCAGATAAGCTTAAATTTCTTGGTAGAACTCATAGCTCATTTGATGTATATGAAGCGGTAAAAAATGCAAAAAAGGCAGGATTTAAAAACATAAACGTAGATTTAATATATGGCACAAAATTTGATACCAAAAAACGGCTTGAAATAGAAATCGAAAATATAAAAAATTTAGAGATATCTCATCTATCGGCTTACTCTTTAACACTTGAAGAAAAGACTCCATTTCAAGGCAAGATAAGCTATAAAAAAGATAGTCCGATATTAGCTAAATTTCTTATAAACCAGATAGAAAAAATAGGCTTAAAACAGTATGAGATATCAAATTTTGGTCAAATTTGCAGACATAATCTTGGATATTGGCAAGGACAAAATTATCTTGCCATAGGAGCTTATGCAGTAGGTTTTATGAATGAATTTAGATTTAGAAATAGTGACAATTTAAACGCCTATATAAAAAATCCGCATGAAAAAAATATAGAAAATCTAAGCTTGAAAGAGCGAAATTTAGAGCATATATTTTTAGGTGCTAGAAGTATAGTCGGAATTGAGGCTTCAAGATTATCAAAAGAGCAAGTTGCTAGAGCCGAGATTTTACACAAAAATAAAAAGCTTAATTTTAAAGATGGGCGATATTTTGTAACAAATTTTTTACTAGCAGATGAAATTTCTCTCTTTATAGTTAGCTAA
- the tatB gene encoding Sec-independent protein translocase protein TatB translates to MFGMSLPEIIIIAIIGVLFLGPDKLPSAMVEIARFFKTIKKTVNDAKANFDQEIKIAELKEDAKKYKENITKTTESVRKKLTFEELDELKKDVNDITGGLNKNISDIKSSIDNIKNPQNIVKDAVLGDKNNEEKKEA, encoded by the coding sequence ATGTTTGGTATGAGTTTGCCCGAAATAATTATCATAGCAATCATAGGAGTGTTGTTTCTAGGTCCAGATAAGCTTCCTAGTGCAATGGTTGAGATAGCTAGATTTTTTAAAACTATTAAAAAAACAGTCAATGATGCAAAGGCTAATTTTGATCAGGAGATTAAGATTGCAGAGCTAAAAGAAGATGCGAAAAAGTATAAAGAAAATATCACAAAAACTACTGAAAGTGTTCGCAAGAAGCTTACTTTTGAAGAGCTTGATGAGCTAAAAAAGGACGTAAATGATATAACCGGCGGACTTAACAAGAATATATCAGACATAAAAAGCAGTATTGACAATATAAAAAATCCACAAAATATAGTAAAAGATGCAGTTTTGGGTGATAAAAACAACGAAGAGAAGAAAGAGGCATAA
- the tatC gene encoding twin-arginine translocase subunit TatC has protein sequence MFEELKPHLVELRKRLFISVSVVFVMFIVCFSFWNPILAIMTAPLKNALPAGSNIIFTQVQEPFFTAMKVAFFAGFMFSLPVIFWQFWLFVAPGLYDNEKKYVIPFVLAATFMFLVGAAFCYYVVIPIGFVFLINFGGELFTALPSIGQYVGFFTKLLIAFGIAFELPVITFFLAKLGLITDATLKNSFRYAVVIIFIFSAIMTPPDIISQFLMAIPLIGLYGLSIFIAKQINPAPKEEEVQEESKEEPKKQQDSDDDDDEIYYNGD, from the coding sequence ATGTTTGAAGAGTTAAAACCGCATCTAGTAGAGCTTAGAAAGAGGCTTTTTATAAGCGTTTCTGTTGTATTTGTAATGTTTATTGTGTGCTTTAGCTTCTGGAATCCAATCCTAGCTATCATGACCGCCCCTCTTAAAAATGCTCTTCCGGCCGGAAGCAATATCATCTTTACTCAGGTTCAAGAGCCATTTTTTACAGCTATGAAGGTAGCGTTTTTTGCCGGATTTATGTTTTCACTTCCTGTAATATTCTGGCAATTTTGGCTATTTGTAGCACCAGGACTTTATGACAATGAAAAAAAATATGTAATTCCTTTTGTATTAGCAGCTACATTTATGTTTTTAGTTGGCGCTGCGTTTTGTTACTATGTGGTAATTCCTATCGGCTTTGTATTTCTTATAAATTTTGGCGGAGAATTATTTACTGCACTTCCTAGCATAGGGCAATATGTAGGCTTTTTTACTAAGCTTTTAATAGCTTTTGGTATAGCCTTTGAGCTTCCTGTTATCACTTTTTTCTTAGCTAAATTAGGACTAATAACCGACGCAACACTTAAAAATTCGTTTAGATATGCGGTGGTAATTATATTTATATTTTCTGCCATTATGACTCCTCCTGATATCATAAGCCAATTTTTAATGGCAATCCCTCTAATAGGGCTTTACGGATTGTCTATTTTTATAGCCAAACAGATAAATCCGGCTCCAAAAGAAGAGGAAGTTCAAGAAGAGTCAAAAGAAGAACCTAAAAAGCAGCAAGACAGCGACGATGACGATGACGAAATATACTACAATGGCGACTGA
- the queA gene encoding tRNA preQ1(34) S-adenosylmethionine ribosyltransferase-isomerase QueA: MTKYTTMATDIDLLSSYDYYLPPNLIASTPTLPKEEARLLVYERGKDKIHHLKFKNLHEILPDCSIIFNDTKVVKARILGKKNSGGSSEILLNTPLNDNKFSVYIKGKVKIGTLIKFDKDLVAKVCEIYEDGTRVVEFTQNNQTLDTAKLFSVLEEIGHVPLPPYIKRADNRNDESWYQSIFARHQGAVAAPTASLHFNDKMIKTLKKDHDINFLTLHVGAGTFKGVESENIKDHLMHGEFYEIPSQTQDLINSNKQILGIGTTVTRCVEEFARSKISSGECKLFLNLHNRPIRQNYLLTNFHLPKSTLIMLVTSFIGLDKTMEIYKTAIQKEYKFYSYGDGMLII; encoded by the coding sequence ATGACGAAATATACTACAATGGCGACTGATATAGATCTGCTATCAAGCTACGACTACTATCTTCCACCAAATTTGATAGCCTCCACTCCAACATTGCCAAAAGAGGAGGCAAGACTGCTTGTATATGAACGGGGCAAGGACAAAATACACCATCTGAAATTTAAAAATCTACACGAAATTTTACCGGATTGTTCCATTATTTTCAACGATACAAAAGTAGTAAAAGCCAGAATTTTAGGCAAAAAAAACAGCGGAGGATCAAGCGAGATACTGCTAAATACTCCTCTTAACGATAATAAATTTAGCGTCTATATAAAAGGCAAAGTAAAAATAGGAACTTTAATAAAATTTGATAAAGATTTGGTTGCGAAAGTTTGTGAAATTTATGAAGATGGCACAAGAGTAGTTGAATTTACTCAAAATAATCAAACTTTAGACACAGCTAAGCTTTTTAGCGTGCTTGAAGAGATAGGACATGTGCCACTCCCTCCATACATCAAAAGGGCTGACAATAGAAACGATGAGAGCTGGTATCAAAGCATATTTGCTAGGCACCAAGGCGCAGTCGCAGCGCCTACCGCAAGCCTTCACTTCAATGATAAGATGATAAAAACACTTAAAAAAGATCATGATATAAATTTTCTTACGCTTCATGTTGGAGCAGGAACATTTAAAGGTGTAGAGTCTGAAAATATAAAAGATCATTTGATGCATGGTGAATTTTATGAAATTCCAAGTCAAACGCAAGATCTTATCAACTCAAACAAGCAGATTTTAGGTATTGGAACAACAGTAACAAGATGTGTAGAGGAATTTGCAAGAAGCAAGATATCAAGTGGCGAGTGTAAGTTATTTCTGAATTTACACAATAGACCTATTCGCCAAAACTATCTTCTTACAAATTTTCATCTTCCAAAGTCAACGCTTATAATGCTAGTAACAAGCTTTATAGGTCTTGATAAGACAATGGAGATTTATAAAACGGCAATTCAAAAAGAGTACAAATTCTACTCTTATGGTGACGGAATGCTAATTATTTAG
- the ruvX gene encoding Holliday junction resolvase RuvX: protein MSVVAIDVGLKRIGVALGVGSVVMPQKPVLRKNRNQAARDVSAVLLELNAKTLVVGVPLGGSSEDEMRRRISHFVSLLNFSGEIVYVDEAMSSFEASEIYTDSKRDGKLDSIAAMIILKRYLNI, encoded by the coding sequence ATGAGTGTAGTTGCTATCGATGTAGGCTTAAAGCGCATAGGCGTAGCACTTGGCGTTGGCAGCGTAGTGATGCCTCAAAAGCCAGTTTTAAGAAAAAATCGCAACCAAGCCGCTCGCGACGTGAGTGCTGTTTTATTAGAGCTAAACGCAAAGACTTTGGTTGTAGGGGTCCCGCTTGGCGGAAGCAGCGAAGATGAGATGAGAAGGCGCATAAGTCATTTTGTATCGCTTCTAAATTTTAGCGGTGAGATAGTCTATGTCGATGAGGCGATGAGTAGCTTTGAGGCAAGTGAAATTTATACCGACTCAAAAAGAGACGGCAAGCTTGATAGTATAGCTGCGATGATTATATTAAAAAGATATCTTAATATTTAG
- the dprA gene encoding DNA-processing protein DprA: MNVLSELPPPLNRLKKPPKKLYYRGNLELLKLPMISIVGSRKASVYTKNCVLNLAKTLSNAGVCVVSGAALGVDIKAHEGAFPNTIAVFGNGLDIVYPRANLKAIEQIYISSLAISEYEPGTVAAAHRFLERNRIVVALSEALVVAQADLRSGSMQSARMAQELGVKIYVLPQRLNESNGTNELLACGKAELINDFDKFAAKFGSPSSEIKDEILEFCKAGANLDEALAKFGDKIYEYELFGKLVISGLRVSLV, encoded by the coding sequence GTGAATGTTTTAAGCGAGCTTCCGCCTCCGTTAAATAGGCTTAAAAAACCGCCTAAAAAGCTTTACTATAGAGGAAATTTAGAGCTTTTAAAGCTTCCGATGATATCCATAGTTGGTTCAAGAAAGGCAAGCGTATATACTAAAAATTGCGTATTAAATTTGGCTAAAACCCTCTCAAATGCAGGAGTTTGTGTGGTAAGTGGTGCTGCTCTTGGGGTGGATATCAAGGCTCATGAAGGCGCTTTCCCAAACACTATAGCCGTCTTTGGAAACGGACTTGACATCGTGTATCCAAGGGCAAATTTAAAAGCCATAGAGCAAATTTATATCTCTTCGCTTGCAATAAGCGAGTACGAGCCGGGCACTGTTGCCGCTGCGCATAGATTTTTAGAGCGAAACCGCATAGTCGTGGCACTTAGCGAGGCTTTGGTAGTAGCTCAAGCCGATCTAAGAAGCGGCTCTATGCAGAGTGCAAGGATGGCGCAGGAGCTTGGAGTAAAAATTTATGTCCTTCCTCAAAGACTAAATGAAAGCAACGGCACAAATGAGCTTTTGGCTTGCGGTAAGGCTGAACTTATAAATGATTTTGATAAATTTGCCGCTAAATTTGGGAGTCCTTCATCCGAAATAAAAGATGAAATTTTAGAATTTTGCAAAGCTGGAGCAAATTTGGACGAGGCTTTAGCAAAATTCGGAGATAAAATTTATGAGTATGAACTCTTTGGAAAGCTTGTCATATCAGGGCTTAGAGTGAGTTTAGTATGA